CTCCTTGGGCTCGATGGGCTTGGTCAGGTAGGCATCGAACCCCGCCTCCAGCGCGCGGCTGCGGTCGTCTGCCAGGGCGTGCGCGGTGATGGCCAGCACGGGAATGCCGGCCGTGGCGGGATCGGACTTCAGGATGCGCGTCGCCGAAACCCCGTCCATCCCCGGCAGGCCGATGTCCA
The DNA window shown above is from Longimicrobium sp. and carries:
- a CDS encoding response regulator; the encoded protein is DIGLPGMDGVSATRILKSDPATAGIPVLAITAHALADDRSRALEAGFDAYLTKPIEPKEVVAAVMRWTGPAIPEAGQGSGG